The sequence below is a genomic window from Sulfuracidifex metallicus DSM 6482 = JCM 9184.
TGCGGTTATAGGTTTTATAACCTTAAAGCTAAGTTCATTGTAAACAATAGAGAGTTCCTACCAAAATTGAAGGAAATTGTAAAGCCAATTGCGGACGCGGATCAGCTGATGGCTAGGGATTTAATAGCAAACAAATTCTTAGGCTTCGGATACAAGGAAGCTAGTCATTTCCTCAGGAACGTGGGATATATGGACTTAGCTATAGTAGATAGACATGTAATTTCGTTTCTCAGGAAGGAAGGGACTCCCATAAACTTTAAGACGCTCACTAGGAACAAGTATTTAACTGTGGAAGCCATACTTCGTTCTATTTCTAACACCTTAAACATAGAATTAGGTATACTAGATCTGTTTATATGGTTTGAAGAGACGAATACAGTACTAAAGTAAAATAAAAGTATATTAACTACATCCATGAAGGTATAACGATAAAAATGGAGAACTTTCAGGCCCACGAAGTCAAAGGAGGAAGAGAAGTTTTAGCTTTATATGTAAATGATAATTGTAGCTCTCTTTCTTCACTTTCATACTGGTCATAAGGTCTTTCTTTCTAGGGGTGAATAAGTATGGAGACTATAGAGAGAGGTAGTTCTATCAATAAGGAAAACTTGAAACTGTTAATCACAGATCCAATGGATAACGTGATGCTGCAAATGCTTCAAGAAAGAGGCATAAAAGTGGATTATAAACCGGAAATAGATAGGAATTCTTTGCTCAACGAGATATCCAATTATGACGTTGTGGTAGTTAGGAGCAGGACAAAGGTAGACAAGGAGATTATAGAAAGAGGTAAGAACCTAAAAATAATTGCTAGAGCGGGAATAGGCTTAGACAATATAGATGTCGACGAAGCAGAGAAAAGGGGAATAAAGATAGTTTATGCTCCTGGGGCATCGACGGATTCCGCTGTAGAGTTAACGATAGGGTTGATGATCTTAGGGGCAAGGCCCATATTCCAAGGTATAAGCATGGTAAAGTCTGGCTCGTTTAAGAAGCTTCCAGGCGTGGAGTTGGCGGGGAAGACAATAGGAATAGTTGGTTTCGGCAGAATAGGTACTAAGGTAGCTAGGGTCTGCCAAGCTTTAGATATGAAAGTAATAGCCTACGACGTAGTTGATATAAAGGAACGTGCACAGAAAATGGGTGTTATTCCGGTAAATACAATAGATGAACTAGTTAGGGAGTCAAATGTAATCTCCTTCCATGTTACGGTTGGAAATGATGCCAAACCTATAGTTACAGAAGAACATTTCAGGCAAATGAAGGAGGGGACAATTCTAGTCAACACTAGCAGGGCAATAGCTATTGATGGAAAGGCATTATTAAAATACATAGATGAGAGGAAGCTTACTTTGGTGACTGACGTATTCTGGCATGAGCCTCCTAAGGAGGATTGGGAGATTCAGTTAGCTAGGCATGATAGGGTATTGATAACGCCTCACATAGGAGCTCAGACCAAAGAGGCTCAGTACAGGGTAGCTGTGATGACAACGAAGAACTTAATTCAAGCTATCCAAGAAATAGGTGTATCTTTATGATGCTAATACCCGGGCCAGTCAATGTGCCCATAAGTGTAAGCTTTGAGGCTACGAGGGTGGTCAACCATAGATCGGATGAGTTCAGAAGGATAGTCGCATCTTTAGAATCTTCCTTAATCAGGCTATTTAGTGCAGATAGAGTTGCGATAATGACTGGGTCTGGTACCTTAGCTGTGGAAGGAATGGTATTTTCCATGACTAGACGCGGAGAGAAGGTAATTACTATACCTTATGGTGAGTTCGGCGAGAGGCTTGAGGAATCCCTCAAGAGAAGGGGTGTTGAAGTATTTTCTTACAAGAAGTCCCCTGGTAGTACGCCGTCGCTTGGAGAGATAGAGGAATTTATGGATAAACACAAGGATGCAGATACAGTTGCGTTGGTACATAACGAGACCAGCACTGGAGTAGCCCTAAGGAATCTCCGCGAAGTGGCAAAGTTGGTAAAAGGAAGTGGAAAGAAATTCTTGGTGGATTCAGTTTCAGGATTTGCAGCTTACGAATTATATGTTAACGAATGGGGTATAGACGCGGTTGCTACTGGAAGCCAAAAGGCTCTAGCCTCAGTACCTGGTCTTGGTTTTGTAGCCTTATCCAAAGAGGCTTTAAATGAATTGAAGGGAAATGATATACCTCACTACGTAGACCTTGCACTACACCTTAAGTTTCAGGATAAAAAGGAGACTCCGTTTACTCCAGCAGTTGGAGTCTTTTATGCATCTTATAGAGCTGCCCAATTAATGGAAATGGAAGGTAAAGAGAGAAGATGGGCTAGGCACGAAGCCTCGGCTAGATACTTGAGAGACATTTTCAAAAAATTAGGCATGGAGAGTTTAGGGGACGAAAGTAACTTCTCTAATACGGTAGTGGCTTCCACGCCTCCACTCCCAGTGTCTTATATGATAACTGAATTAAAGAAGAGGGGAGTAGAAATAAGCAGAGGAATAGGTGAGTTAAGGGACAAGGTAATAAGGGCAGGAATACTTGGGGTAGTTGATGACAGAGCTCTAAGCAGGCTGGTATTCGCGATGCAGGACGTTCTTAAAAAAGACGTTTATTATCCTCCTCCACAAGAGACTTCTTTACCAGAAACGTTAAAAACCGAAGTAATATGGGATTAAAAGTGAGTCTTTTGGCTTTCGATTTCAATGAGGCATTTGAAGAGTTATGGAAGAATAGGCTCACTAAGTATGAGATAGCAAGAATAATAAGCGCTAGGGCATTACAAATATCAATGGGAGCAATTCCTCTAATTGATGTATCTCCAGACGAACCAAATGACTCGATTTCAATAGCTGAAAAGGAGCTAAAGAGAGATGTTCTACCCATCACAATCCGAAGAAGGCTGCCGAACGGAAAAGTCATAGTAGTTTCCTTACGTAACGTTAAAGTTCAATAGGCTGTTCAGACTACATGTAGAAATGTTAAGTATGTTTATTTTATTATTTCTTTGATAACGAGCTTTACCTCAAATTGAAGTTTTGGCTCAATATAATCTTTATATATACTAAAAGGAGAAAAAATAAATTATGTTCATATGTACGTTATTATTTTATTTATTCTTATTTAAGTGATAACATATTAGGCGATCTGGATTCACATCGATATATATGAATAAAAAAGTTAGATGAATTTCTAGCCAGTGCTTTCCTCTTACTGCATAACATAATATTAATAACGAGAAAAGCTAAGGAAGCAAAGAGAAAAAAGAGATGATGTAAGACATGCAAGCTGAACGGTGAAGCTTCCCTCGAGGTATCTGATTTAAAGTGCTTTGAATTTCTCCGTCCACGCTTCATATGCCTTTAACATTTCCTGGTTTACGCTAGGTTTCCTCATGCTTATGACCTCCTTGAAGTCGTTCAAGGTTATGGCTCTAGGTTCGTTTTCACCCTTCTTGAACATCTCCTTGACCACCTTTATATGTGTGGACTGTACCAAATCTCTAATGTCGCTTGCCGTGTAACCTTCAGTCATTTCTGCCAATTTGTCAATGCTCACTGAGTTTTCATCAATCTTTATTTTCTTTGTATAATAGCTAAACAGGAATTTTCTCTGTTCCAAGTCAGGTAATTTAACGTATATCCTCTTTTGGAATCTTCTCAGGAACGGTTCGTCGAGTCTCCAAGGCTTATTTGTAGCGCCCATTACGTAAACCTTGAAGTTATCAGACTTGTCTAATAGTCCATCCATCTCCTTTAAGAATTGATTTCTAACTCTAGCTTCACCGCCTACCTCAGTAGAGTAAACCCCAAGAAGTGCGTCCAATTCATCAATGAAGATTATTGTAGGCTTTCCTGTTTCTTTTGATTTTTCTCTAGCTAGTTTAAATATCCCAGCTACATTTTTCTCCGCTTCTCCAAGCCACTTTGACATTACTGATGCAGCGTCCATTACCATAAATGTGGAATCTATTTCGTTGGCTACTGCTGCAGCTATCATTGTTTTTCCACAGCCAGGCGGACCGTAGAGCAGAATACCTCTGGGCCATCCAAGAGGAAATAGATCAGGTCTCTGTGATGGATATATTATTGACTCCTTCAAAGCCTCTTTTACGTCGTTTAGACCTATTACATCAGAGAACTTAACCTTTGGCTTCTCAGTTACAATTACATCCTCTGCCGAAGTCGTCTGGTGTTTAGGCCCTTCCTCTGCTGGTACCATGTTGGTTAAAACCGTGATTCTATTCTTGTACTCGTTTATCATTTGTTCATAGGCAGTTCTAACGACTGAGTCAGGATATAAGCTAATTAGTTGGTTTAGAATCTCTATTGCCTTCTTATAGTATGATACGGCTTCTTGGGTTTTTCCTTGTCTGTCAGCATTAACTGCATTTATAGCATAAGCCCTAGCCTTATCTTCAAGCATAACTTGTGCTGTACTCATTAAAATTCACCTTATGCTTCTAGGGAGATTAGTCCCCTAGAGTTCATTTCCTTTAACAGTTCAATTACTTCTTCTTTTCCAATTCCGTACATGGAAGCAAAGTCTTGTACATCGAAGAAACCTCCTCTAGATTTAATATAATTAATAGCATCATCAACCGTCACCTTACGTCTAATTTGAACGCTCTGGCTCACAGGAGGATGGGGTAGATCAGGCAATATTTCCTTGATCTTCGCCTCTGCCGTGGACTGAGCTTCTTTAAGTATTTGTTGTGCCTGCTCATCAACCATAGCTGGTACTATGGAAGTACCATCTATAGAACCGGTCTGTATCGCTATCCCATTAACGTTAGCCACGATAGAATCTAAAGCCATAGCTACGTCAGGTACAACGTTCTTCACTTGATCCTTTAAATCCCCGAGGATCTTCACGATAGGTCCGAGCACTATTGAAGCCCCTTGCAATTCTCTTACTGTTTCTAGCTTTATTCTAACTTTCTCCAAAGCTAACGTTGCAGTATATATAATCTTAATGAACTTACGAATCTCAGCTATTTCCTGAGCATATATTTTAGCCCTAGCGTCTTCTCCTTCCTCTTGAGCTCTCACTACCCTTGAGAAAAGATCCTTATCCTTCTCCTTAAGCCGCCTTATAGTCTCCTCTAGCCTAGTCTGTTGATCCTTCAACTTCAGAGATATTGCAGTTAATTGTTCAGTTAATTTTTCCTTTTCCTTCTTATCACTGTGAAAGAGAGAAAGATTAAACAAAGAAGAAATTAACTTGTTAACCATCCTAAACCACTAGGTTGGTTAAAGAGTATTTATTACCTTTACTGGTATTGGCAATGGTATTTCTGATTTGGGTGGTTCAGGAGAAGAAGGTTGGCTCGTTGACGGGGATGCTATAGTTGTAGGGGATTTTATGTCCATGCTTTCCTTATCTGCTGAGTCTAACTTGTCCAAAGTCTTTTTAATGTCGTCCCTCTCAAGTGTGTAGCTATCTTTTGCTTGTCTTAAGATCTCTATTGAGCTTTTGTAAGATCCCTCAGGTATTTCCGATGCAATATAACTCATCTTCAGGGATATGCTCGCCTTGTCCAGCTGTGCTAGCTGGTCCTCTATGTCGTTTAACCTGGTCTTCAATTTAGCCTTTAACTTGGATTGATCTTCCCTCAATTTCAATAGCTCTGAATCCAGCTTTCTCTTCATATCATCGTAGGAGCTCTTTGGAATTTCCTGTTTATTGAATAATTCCTCTAAGGCCTTCTGTCTCTTCCTAATTTTCTCAATTAGAGTTAATAATCTTAAGGCTTCCGCTTTCCAATCAGGTAACACGATCAAAGAGTCTCCCTCCATTTTCAACATGCTTGGTTCAATAGTAGAAAACTTATTTCCCTGAGATACCTCGACACCCGTTACGGTACCGTCTATTTCAGTGTAAACATGAATAACGAAACCAAAGTCCCTTCCATACAAATCCTTTATCTTGTGTCCTATTGCCTTAGTTAAGATCTCGGAAGAGATTGACATAGGTATTACTCCTCAAAAGCTAAAGGTTGAGTATTTCGCTTTAAAAGACTTGGGGCTCCTCAGCAGGTTGTTTTTCTTCACAAATAAGCGCTTTTAACCATCATCATCTTTAGGAGAATTTTGTGCTATTTAGTTTAAAAAGCTAGCCTATCAAGTGAGGTTATGATTAGTAATGAGTATAGCAGCCTTACATAATGTAACTTCCCAGTTCCAGCAGCTTTTCCATAACGTTAATTCAGAGCCGTTATCTTTAATCTTTATAACAATAGGAGTAGCCTTGCTTGTGGCCATCATAGCTGGATTGGCAATTTACGGAATGTTTAAGCTTGTTAAAGTAGTTCCTCAGATGACTACAAAACAGTTTGTTATGTTCCTAATAGGGCTAGCATTATTCATATTGGCAATAGGTATATTTTTGCCATAAATTTAAGAGAAAGATTCCATTCCCATGAACTTCGTATTATACACTGACTCTATTTCAAGTAGTCTATTGTACTTGCTAGTCCTCTCTCCTCTGGCAGGAGCACCAGTTTTTATGAAATCGGCTTGAAGCCCCGCTGCAATATCAGAAATGAAGTTGTCCTCGGTCTCTCCGCTTCTATGACTTATGACCGCCTTTATACTGTTTTTCTTTGCCATTTCCACGAAGTCGAACGTCTCGCTGAACGTGCCTATCTGGTTAAGCTTTACTATTACACCCCTAGTAGATTTCTTCTCTATACCCTTTTTTAGATATTTTACATTGGTTACATACAGATCGTCTCCAGTAATGACTACGTCTGGTAGCTTCTTCTGCAACTCAGAGAAAGTATCAAATGAGTTTTCGTCAAAAGGATCCTCAATGTACTTTATGGGATATTTCCTGGCAAGGTGGTAGTAGAAATCTATCATTTCTTTCTCATCTAGCGATTTACCGTCTATTTCATATTTGCCTTCCTTATAGAATTCTGACGCTGCGGCGTCCATTCCCATGAATATCTTTCCCTTGTATCCCAAGTTTTCTATTGATGAATATATCAAACCTAGAGCCTCTTCGGTCTGCGAAAGGGGAGGCGCAAATCCTCCTTCATCTCCCACCGCGGTATAAATCTTTCCATACTTTTCGGTTATTAGACCCTTAAGGTATCTGTAAATTTCTACCGAGGCGAATAGCGCGTCCTTGAAGTTCTTGAAATCTGCAGGAATTATAATGAACTCCTGTACCCTCAAGGAATTTCCTGCATGTACGCCTCCGTTAATTATGTTGAGAAGCGGAGTTGGTATTTTCATTCCTCTAGGTCCAGCAACATACCTAGCTACGTCCTCATCCAGCGCCTTAGACGCGGTTTTGACTATTGCGATGGAAGTTGCTATCATAGCGTTAGCTCCTATTCTAGATTTATTTTCTGTTGCGTCCAATGAAATCATTAGTTCATCTATAGTTCTTTGATCCCTAACGTCGAATCCCCTTAATGCATCGTTTATTGTATAGTTAACGTTATCCACTGCCCTCTTCACAGACATAGTTTTGCTATCCCTCAATTCGAGGGCTTCCCTAGAACCCTTAGATGCACCAGAAGGTGCATCTCCAAAGGAATATGTTCCACTCTTAGTCCTCACGAACGTCCTTACAGTAGGGTTCCCCCTGGAGTCAAATATCTCTATTGCATTAATTCTGTCTATGATGAATTTCTCATTCATTTTAAATCCCTCCATCTTTTAGTAATGCTTGGGGATTTTATATTATGCAACAATCGTTAATGGTTCCTCTTTTTTTGTTCCTTTTTTACTCTTTGGCGAGCTATCCCTATCACGTTTTGCTGAAGAACAAGATGAGTAATGAAAGAGCATTCTCCATCACTTGGCTAACTTCTCCCTTTATAGTTTCTTATTTCTTTATTAGTAGCATGAATATTATTTTTCTCTTTGTTATTCAAATACTAAGCTATATTATATTACTAAAGTTTAATTATTATAATTTTCTATATTACGGTATACCTTTTATTATTTCCTTTATTTACGTCCTTGTTTTATCCTTGTTATAATACAGTTTTATTATCCTCAATGGCTTTAATGAATTGATGGCTAGGAAAAAACAAAAGGATTCAACCACTTGCCCTAACTGTGGAGAGGAAAACGTGAAACCAACCAAGACTTGGCAGTTAGTTTCACCTTTGCCAGATTCAAAGGGGAGAATAACCATAACCGTTATGGGTACGTTTGACTGCCCAAAGTGTAACCATCATTGGAGGGGAGTAGTTTCGAAGATAAAGGCTGGAGGTTCTTCTGTAGAAGTGGAAGGAAAGAAAGGAGTAAAGAAGATAGGTGATGAAGAGGAGATTGACGAAAAGAGAGAAGAGGGTGAGGTGATAGAGTTGGATCTAAGTGATATAGATGAAGATGAAGAAGAGTGACGTGATAGGAATACTAATTATCGTAGGAATATACGCCCTGATATTTTCCAATGTGTTGCAGACAGCCAGCGTCCAAGGAGTTTCTATGTATCCCGTGCTCCAGAACGGTTCGTTGACCTTCTATAAATCATCTCATAACGCCACTTATCACGATATTGTTATATATAGATCTCCTCTAGGTTTTTACGTGATTCATAGAGTAGTCGGTGAAACAAGGAACACATATATCACACAAGGAGTAGATAACATAACAAATCCCATCCCAGACAACAGAATAGGTTTGGAGCCAATTAACGGAATTTCTAAGCAAGACGTGGTAGGTAGGGTAATGGAAGTCGATGGATACGTAATTTCCATACCTTATCTAGGCTATATATCCGTAATATTCTCCTCAATAATTTGAGATTTAAACGAAAATTCTTTTTCCCTGATCTATACTAAGTTGTTTACTTTAAGATCAGATCGTTTTTGCTTTCTCTCCTCTTTCTTTCTATTCTATAGGAGGGAGTTACGCTAGCGGGATGATTTGCCCTTGCTTGGTCTAGCCTCCCAACCGCTGTGTTATAAGGAGAATCTCTAAGTTTCTCTGGGTTTCTGTAAGCTTCATCTAATATTCTCTTCAACGAATTAGCAAATGACCTTATGGTCTCTATGGATTCAGTCTCTGTAGGTTCTATCATTAACGCTTCTTCGACTATAGGCGGAAAATATATCGTCGGTGCATAGAATCCGTCATCAAGCAAAGCTTTGGCAATATCAAAAGCTGTAACTCCAGTTTCATCTGCAATTCTCTTTGCGCTGAATACCACTTCGTGTTTCCTGGGTCTCTCTGGAGACATTAGCTCAAGCTTAGTGTCCTTCAAGGCGTAAATTAGGTAATTTGTGGCTAGTGTGCTCATCTTACCTATTTGCGACACACCTTCCTTTCCGAGTCCTAGAATGTAAACATATGCTCTGGCTACGTTGCCAATGTTTCCGTGGAATGAGGTTAACTTGCCAATACTCTTTTTAGGAATTGCGGCATAGAATGTTTCACTTTTTTCGATCAAAGGATATGGCAAATAATCCACCATCTTCCCTTTTGCACATATAGCTCCAGCTCCCGGTCCTCCACCTCCGTGAGGAACGCCAAACGTCTTGTGCAAGTTAAGATGTACTACGTCGAATCCCATGTCGCCTGGCCTGACTATGCCCAATATGCCGTTTAGATTCGCACCGTCGTAGTAAAGAATTCCATTATGTTCATGTATAACCTTGGCTATATCTGCTATGTTCTCTTCGAAAAGACCCAACGTGTTAGGGTTTGTAAGCATGAACCCTGCAGTTCTCTCTCCAGCTGTAGCCTTGAGTAATTCAGTGTCAACTAGCCCTTCCTTGTTAGACCTTATGTAAATTACCTTGAATCCAGCCATTGAAGCACTGGCAGGATTGGTTCCATGTGCAGTGTCTGCTACCAACATTTCGTCCTTTACGTTTCCCGTTTCGTTATGGTACTTCTTTATCATAAGGACTCCTGCCAATTCTCCTGCGGATCCAGCAGGGACTTGCAACGAGCAAGCGTCCATGCCCGTAACTTCCTTCAACCACTCCTGTATTTCATACATCATTTCTAGCGTACCCTGAACCGTCTTTTCGTCCTGCAACGGATGATATTCCTCAGTAATAACTTGGGATGCCTCCTCGATCTTTGGGTTGTACTTCATAGTGCAAGATCCTAAAGGCATCATTCCTACGTCTACTCCGTAACTCATCTGAGAAAGTCTGACGAAATGTCTAACAACTTCATTCTCAGTAAGCTCTGGCAGATTTACCTCATTTCTTCTTAGGTAATCAGGCAGGTTAATATCTATTTGACTTAGCTCTTCCTCCTTAGGTATTAGGACTCCTTGCCTTTCGGTGCCGCTTGTGTTTAGTTCAAATATTATAGGTTCGTCCCACTTAGCTTGTCTCCACATTATATCTCACCTACTATGGAAACCAATTCATCTATAGCTTCCTTGCTGTGAACCTCGGTAACGCAGAACAGAGCGTCCATCTCGTTTAGTCTTAGTCCACCGTGGATTTCGTGTTCCAATAGTTTATTATGGATTTTCTCGTAAGACTTTCGGAAGCTCACCGCGAACTCCTCAAAGAAATCACCCTCGAATTTCTTAGATGCTCCTAATTCGATGAACCTTTTGGCTGCATAATGACTCCTTCTATATATCTCCTCTCCTAGCTCTTTGAAACCATTTTTGCCTAAAAGTGAAAGGTAAACCGCGTTGGCAATTGCCATTAAAGCCTCGTTGGTAGTTATGTTTGAAGTAGCCTTCTCTCTTCTTGCGAACTGTTCCCTGGTTTGAAGAATTAGTGTATAGCCTGGTCTTTTCTTGTCATCTAATGTCTTTCCCACAATTCTCCCTGGCATCTGTCTAACCAATTTAGCGTCCCACCTCACGGCCATTATTCCCATGTAGGGTCCGCCGAAGTTCAAGGGTAGTCCTAGCTCTTGCCCTTCACCTACAGCTATGTCCACATCGTAAACTCCTGGAGGCTTAATGAGAGATAGAGCAAGCGGATTTACTCCCATGATTGTAACTATCCTCTTCTTCTTAGCTATGTCAACTATTTCTTCAATGTTTTTCTCAAAGATACCATAGAAATTGGGCTGTTGTATGTAAATTGAAGAAATATCGTCTCCGACCTTGTTCAATAGGTCATGTACGTCAATTGTCCCGTCATTACTAGGTTTTACCTTGATTAGATTTATCCCTCTGGGTTCTACCCAAGTTCTCAGCACCTTCTCATGGTTAGGATTGATAAGCTCAGGGATGATTACCTTCCTTCTCCCGTTAATTCTGAAGCCCATTAGCACAGCTTCAGCCAAGGAGGATCCCCAATCATACATTGAGGAATTAACAACGTCCATTTCCAGCAATTCAGCCATTATGCTTTGATACTCGTATAAAGCCTGCAGAATTCCCTGTGAAATTTCAGGCTGATAAGGTGTATACGCTGTATAAAACTCTGACCTTGAAATCAGGAATTTCACAGCTTCATGTACGTAATGTGGACAAACTCCCCCTCCTATAAACGGAGGATATTTCAGCTTAACGTTCTTTTCCTTTAACATGTTTAACTTGCGTTTGATTTCCAGTTCAGACATTACCTTAGGTAAGTTCAACTCTCCCTTCAGCCTAATTTCGTGGGGAATGTCGCTGAAGA
It includes:
- a CDS encoding N-glycosylase/DNA lyase; translated protein: MLRRLVQNVSLRARVLERAEEFKLNNKANNDVWIREFLLCQLTSNSSFVSAYSSLMCAWDFLLKGSYSEVAKSLKRCGYRFYNLKAKFIVNNREFLPKLKEIVKPIADADQLMARDLIANKFLGFGYKEASHFLRNVGYMDLAIVDRHVISFLRKEGTPINFKTLTRNKYLTVEAILRSISNTLNIELGILDLFIWFEETNTVLK
- a CDS encoding NAD(P)-dependent oxidoreductase translates to METIERGSSINKENLKLLITDPMDNVMLQMLQERGIKVDYKPEIDRNSLLNEISNYDVVVVRSRTKVDKEIIERGKNLKIIARAGIGLDNIDVDEAEKRGIKIVYAPGASTDSAVELTIGLMILGARPIFQGISMVKSGSFKKLPGVELAGKTIGIVGFGRIGTKVARVCQALDMKVIAYDVVDIKERAQKMGVIPVNTIDELVRESNVISFHVTVGNDAKPIVTEEHFRQMKEGTILVNTSRAIAIDGKALLKYIDERKLTLVTDVFWHEPPKEDWEIQLARHDRVLITPHIGAQTKEAQYRVAVMTTKNLIQAIQEIGVSL
- a CDS encoding alanine--glyoxylate aminotransferase family protein yields the protein MMLIPGPVNVPISVSFEATRVVNHRSDEFRRIVASLESSLIRLFSADRVAIMTGSGTLAVEGMVFSMTRRGEKVITIPYGEFGERLEESLKRRGVEVFSYKKSPGSTPSLGEIEEFMDKHKDADTVALVHNETSTGVALRNLREVAKLVKGSGKKFLVDSVSGFAAYELYVNEWGIDAVATGSQKALASVPGLGFVALSKEALNELKGNDIPHYVDLALHLKFQDKKETPFTPAVGVFYASYRAAQLMEMEGKERRWARHEASARYLRDIFKKLGMESLGDESNFSNTVVASTPPLPVSYMITELKKRGVEISRGIGELRDKVIRAGILGVVDDRALSRLVFAMQDVLKKDVYYPPPQETSLPETLKTEVIWD
- a CDS encoding DNA-directed RNA polymerase subunit K; translation: MGLKVSLLAFDFNEAFEELWKNRLTKYEIARIISARALQISMGAIPLIDVSPDEPNDSISIAEKELKRDVLPITIRRRLPNGKVIVVSLRNVKVQ
- the cdvC gene encoding cell division protein CdvC, producing MSTAQVMLEDKARAYAINAVNADRQGKTQEAVSYYKKAIEILNQLISLYPDSVVRTAYEQMINEYKNRITVLTNMVPAEEGPKHQTTSAEDVIVTEKPKVKFSDVIGLNDVKEALKESIIYPSQRPDLFPLGWPRGILLYGPPGCGKTMIAAAVANEIDSTFMVMDAASVMSKWLGEAEKNVAGIFKLAREKSKETGKPTIIFIDELDALLGVYSTEVGGEARVRNQFLKEMDGLLDKSDNFKVYVMGATNKPWRLDEPFLRRFQKRIYVKLPDLEQRKFLFSYYTKKIKIDENSVSIDKLAEMTEGYTASDIRDLVQSTHIKVVKEMFKKGENEPRAITLNDFKEVISMRKPSVNQEMLKAYEAWTEKFKAL
- the cdvB gene encoding cell division protein CdvB is translated as MVNKLISSLFNLSLFHSDKKEKEKLTEQLTAISLKLKDQQTRLEETIRRLKEKDKDLFSRVVRAQEEGEDARAKIYAQEIAEIRKFIKIIYTATLALEKVRIKLETVRELQGASIVLGPIVKILGDLKDQVKNVVPDVAMALDSIVANVNGIAIQTGSIDGTSIVPAMVDEQAQQILKEAQSTAEAKIKEILPDLPHPPVSQSVQIRRKVTVDDAINYIKSRGGFFDVQDFASMYGIGKEEVIELLKEMNSRGLISLEA
- the cdvA gene encoding cell division protein CdvA, yielding MSISSEILTKAIGHKIKDLYGRDFGFVIHVYTEIDGTVTGVEVSQGNKFSTIEPSMLKMEGDSLIVLPDWKAEALRLLTLIEKIRKRQKALEELFNKQEIPKSSYDDMKRKLDSELLKLREDQSKLKAKLKTRLNDIEDQLAQLDKASISLKMSYIASEIPEGSYKSSIEILRQAKDSYTLERDDIKKTLDKLDSADKESMDIKSPTTIASPSTSQPSSPEPPKSEIPLPIPVKVINTL
- the eno gene encoding phosphopyruvate hydratase, producing MNEKFIIDRINAIEIFDSRGNPTVRTFVRTKSGTYSFGDAPSGASKGSREALELRDSKTMSVKRAVDNVNYTINDALRGFDVRDQRTIDELMISLDATENKSRIGANAMIATSIAIVKTASKALDEDVARYVAGPRGMKIPTPLLNIINGGVHAGNSLRVQEFIIIPADFKNFKDALFASVEIYRYLKGLITEKYGKIYTAVGDEGGFAPPLSQTEEALGLIYSSIENLGYKGKIFMGMDAAASEFYKEGKYEIDGKSLDEKEMIDFYYHLARKYPIKYIEDPFDENSFDTFSELQKKLPDVVITGDDLYVTNVKYLKKGIEKKSTRGVIVKLNQIGTFSETFDFVEMAKKNSIKAVISHRSGETEDNFISDIAAGLQADFIKTGAPARGERTSKYNRLLEIESVYNTKFMGMESFS
- a CDS encoding chromatin protein Cren7; translated protein: MARKKQKDSTTCPNCGEENVKPTKTWQLVSPLPDSKGRITITVMGTFDCPKCNHHWRGVVSKIKAGGSSVEVEGKKGVKKIGDEEEIDEKREEGEVIELDLSDIDEDEEE
- a CDS encoding signal peptidase I, with protein sequence MKMKKSDVIGILIIVGIYALIFSNVLQTASVQGVSMYPVLQNGSLTFYKSSHNATYHDIVIYRSPLGFYVIHRVVGETRNTYITQGVDNITNPIPDNRIGLEPINGISKQDVVGRVMEVDGYVISIPYLGYISVIFSSII
- the gcvPB gene encoding aminomethyl-transferring glycine dehydrogenase subunit GcvPB is translated as MWRQAKWDEPIIFELNTSGTERQGVLIPKEEELSQIDINLPDYLRRNEVNLPELTENEVVRHFVRLSQMSYGVDVGMMPLGSCTMKYNPKIEEASQVITEEYHPLQDEKTVQGTLEMMYEIQEWLKEVTGMDACSLQVPAGSAGELAGVLMIKKYHNETGNVKDEMLVADTAHGTNPASASMAGFKVIYIRSNKEGLVDTELLKATAGERTAGFMLTNPNTLGLFEENIADIAKVIHEHNGILYYDGANLNGILGIVRPGDMGFDVVHLNLHKTFGVPHGGGGPGAGAICAKGKMVDYLPYPLIEKSETFYAAIPKKSIGKLTSFHGNIGNVARAYVYILGLGKEGVSQIGKMSTLATNYLIYALKDTKLELMSPERPRKHEVVFSAKRIADETGVTAFDIAKALLDDGFYAPTIYFPPIVEEALMIEPTETESIETIRSFANSLKRILDEAYRNPEKLRDSPYNTAVGRLDQARANHPASVTPSYRIERKRRESKNDLILK
- the gcvPA gene encoding aminomethyl-transferring glycine dehydrogenase subunit GcvPA, which gives rise to MIHPWLPNLKSKDRILSEMGINEEKLFSDIPHEIRLKGELNLPKVMSELEIKRKLNMLKEKNVKLKYPPFIGGGVCPHYVHEAVKFLISRSEFYTAYTPYQPEISQGILQALYEYQSIMAELLEMDVVNSSMYDWGSSLAEAVLMGFRINGRRKVIIPELINPNHEKVLRTWVEPRGINLIKVKPSNDGTIDVHDLLNKVGDDISSIYIQQPNFYGIFEKNIEEIVDIAKKKRIVTIMGVNPLALSLIKPPGVYDVDIAVGEGQELGLPLNFGGPYMGIMAVRWDAKLVRQMPGRIVGKTLDDKKRPGYTLILQTREQFARREKATSNITTNEALMAIANAVYLSLLGKNGFKELGEEIYRRSHYAAKRFIELGASKKFEGDFFEEFAVSFRKSYEKIHNKLLEHEIHGGLRLNEMDALFCVTEVHSKEAIDELVSIVGEI